From the genome of Uranotaenia lowii strain MFRU-FL chromosome 1, ASM2978415v1, whole genome shotgun sequence, one region includes:
- the LOC129737842 gene encoding putative uncharacterized protein DDB_G0282499: protein MCSAVGKHMKAYDSQLNMTMTHINESNSTTSANIIKHLDERLNCLRNDLATPMKEAEQEIPQGTDSSILHILEEVKLVSEAISNFQMKSQEVIIPHQTLEKELAEVSQKSALPKNDHTSPGWRFLGNKWHWKLDWTQFDAKQRSRRIQEKAAEKSRRKKHNNKNSTNNNNINSNYNTNNKSNNNIKHNVTHINNRNNNNNNNSNRNKNHRNSSNHPQLPLDKNLLAMAKTQFSGPPSSIEHPIAGLSTTTSKARFISFKKGETINADHSNVMRHKDHESKELNNSLPQINDGSQFELDPLRPPIVRLTEQSVEGDGRFLKARLRDPKIMKVVRMYLAFLKDQPATVCIEGMTSTSIKMMLASEGLPTAPDHLQRIFTEVHQEFGVGATDAVADLQSYQRFLTSERTHRLQQLRESTNKFHTLPSNFRK from the exons ATGTGCAGCGCGGTCGGAAAGCACATGAAGGCGTATGACTCACAGTTGAATATGACAATGACACACATCAACGAGTCAAACTCAACTACTTCAGCCAACATAATTAAACACTTGGACGAACGGCTAAATTGCCTTAGGAACGACCTTGCAACACCAATGAAGGAAGCGGAGCAGGAAATTCCCCAAGGGACGGACAGCAGCATTCTTCATATACTTGAGGAGGTAAAATTAGTGTCAGAAGCTATTTCCAACTTCCAGATGAAATCTCAAGAAGTCATAATACCTCATCAGACGCTGGAAAAAGAATTAGCTGAAGTCAGCCAAAAAAGCGCTCTTCCTAAAAATGACCATACATCCCCTGGATGGAGATTTTTGGGCAACAAATGGCACTGGAAGCTTGACTGGACACAATTTGATGCTAAACAACGCTCTCGTAGAATCCAAGAAAAAGCTGCTGAAAAATCTCGTCGAAAGAAAC acaacaacaaaaacagcaCGAACAACAACAATATCAACAGCAACTACAACACGAAcaacaaaagcaacaacaataTCAAGCACAACGTTACTCACATCAATAACaggaacaacaacaataacaacaacagcaacagaaacaaaaaccatagaAACAGCAGCAACCATCCACAACTACCACTAGACAAAAACTTACTGGCTATGGCGAAAACGCAATTTTCTGGTCCACCATCATCCATCGAACATCCTATTGCGGGCCTTTCAACGACCACATCAAAAGCACGGTTCATCAGCTTCAAAAAAGGAGAGACAATCAACGCAGATCACTCTAACGTCATGAGGCATAAAGACCACGAATCCAAGGAATTGAACAATTCATTACCACAAATCAATGACGGCAGCCAATTCGAACTAGATCCTTTACGTCCTCCCATTGTCCGCCTCACTGAACAATCGGTGGAAGGAGACGGTCGTTTTTTGAAGGCAAGACTACGTGacccaaaaatcatgaaagtggTCCGTATGTATCTTGCATTCCTAAAGGACCAGCCGGCAACTGTCTGTATTGAAGGAATGACGTCGACGAGCATCAAAATGATGCTAGCATCGGAGGGCCTACCTACTGCTCCTGACCACCTGCAGCGCATCTTTACAGAAGTACATCAGGAGTTCGGGGTGGGCGCGACAGACGCTGTTGCTGATCTACAATCCTATCAGCGATTTTTGACCAGCGAGCGGACTCATCGTCTACAACAACTTCGCGAAAGCACCAATAAGTTCCACACTCTCCCTTCAAATTTTCGCAAGTAA